The proteins below are encoded in one region of Peribacillus muralis:
- a CDS encoding phosphatidylinositol-specific phospholipase C, which produces MKKMKKIIKGGLLICFTWASLSMTSAVFAESHPGYSYESDIGYQNPTWMSKLEDSKRISEVSIPGTHGSMALHGASLLDENLTRNQTMDLSRQLNAGIRYVDMRVRSVNDSFVMHHGMINQKAKFEDVLEDTIQFLRDNPDETILMRLKEEYDAESGSLSFEEIFKRYKNSNYSFFWDPDSVTLSERNNPKLGDIRGKIVLLQNFTASKQYGINYEYLNTQDKFEVGSGPSGMYEKWKAVKTHLLNADNNYKNGVIYLNHFSGTGGVTALINNCYPWFVASGKDSRETGSNSKLIQSNATNDWEDFPRGNGQIFYGGMNTLGTEILQRGGIKHSGIIAADFPGPGLIDSIISLNGIKSNEKEILISQISSESKPLSGQKNRSSQNFKIHDLPTGTKGLKWIIEKDNSSVISFHVMADVSLGKDTVRWENITNGSRTEAYVNSNYYIANPSGATNDFTVKVYAITH; this is translated from the coding sequence ATGAAGAAAATGAAAAAAATCATAAAAGGTGGCCTCCTTATTTGTTTTACATGGGCAAGTCTAAGTATGACTTCTGCCGTGTTTGCCGAGAGCCATCCAGGTTATTCCTATGAATCCGATATAGGCTATCAAAATCCAACGTGGATGTCAAAATTAGAAGATTCAAAAAGAATAAGCGAAGTATCCATTCCAGGTACACATGGTTCAATGGCACTGCATGGAGCTAGTTTACTTGATGAAAACTTGACAAGAAATCAAACAATGGACCTGTCTCGGCAATTGAATGCGGGCATTCGCTATGTAGACATGCGTGTTAGAAGTGTGAATGATTCTTTTGTGATGCACCATGGAATGATAAATCAGAAAGCAAAGTTTGAGGATGTATTAGAAGATACCATTCAATTTTTGAGAGATAATCCTGATGAAACCATCTTAATGCGCCTAAAAGAAGAATATGATGCTGAAAGTGGTTCACTATCTTTTGAAGAAATATTTAAACGTTATAAAAATAGTAATTATTCCTTTTTCTGGGATCCGGATTCTGTAACACTTTCAGAAAGAAATAACCCAAAGCTAGGAGATATCCGAGGGAAAATTGTCCTATTGCAGAACTTTACAGCCTCTAAACAATACGGTATCAATTATGAATATTTGAATACGCAAGATAAGTTTGAAGTTGGCAGTGGACCAAGCGGAATGTATGAAAAATGGAAAGCGGTGAAAACCCATCTGCTTAATGCTGATAACAACTATAAAAATGGTGTCATCTATCTCAACCATTTTAGTGGCACTGGTGGTGTGACAGCATTAATTAATAATTGTTACCCCTGGTTTGTTGCAAGCGGAAAAGATAGCAGGGAAACTGGTAGTAATTCAAAGCTGATCCAATCAAATGCAACAAATGATTGGGAGGATTTTCCCCGCGGAAATGGGCAAATTTTTTATGGAGGAATGAATACACTCGGGACTGAGATACTGCAGCGTGGCGGCATTAAACATTCTGGTATCATTGCTGCTGATTTTCCTGGACCAGGATTGATAGATAGTATAATCAGCTTAAATGGCATTAAATCGAATGAAAAAGAAATACTGATTTCGCAAATTTCATCTGAATCCAAGCCATTATCTGGACAAAAAAATCGATCAAGTCAAAACTTTAAGATTCATGATTTGCCAACAGGAACAAAGGGCTTAAAATGGATCATCGAAAAAGATAATTCCTCTGTTATTTCCTTCCATGTCATGGCCGATGTTTCCCTAGGGAAGGATACGGTTCGCTGGGAAAACATCACGAATGGATCCAGGACTGAGGCATATGTCAATTCCAATTATTATATTGCAAACCCAAGTGGCGCAACCAACGATTTCACAGTGAAAGTATACGCCATTACCCATTAA
- a CDS encoding ABC transporter permease — protein sequence MNFIKRAFLSVQARKGRSLILFAVFLVVTNLVLAGFAMQNVSETASDFARKKLGVDVTLGLDSEKFQKQAEKQLEENPNERIKIPEISTEAADKLAKSTYVKNFNYVKSAFGLAEGFTPIEVDENAGSVAMAGGQDQDDREMPNISLVGARTTDLLQGFTEGTEEIIKGRGITAEDKGKKVALIEKQLAEENKLKVGDKVKIKKDDGKSTIKVEIIGIFEASETVGPKPPIAFLDPSNKIYVSLESLKEFSDNKDMKGTPIDKAIYYLNDPEQIDAFKAAGKKTDIDFDLFKLDAHDELYKKMVGPIENMAATSKWIIYLVSITGSIILGLIIMLTIKERRKELGILLSIGEKKGKLIGQLLVEVLCVAVLAFSLSIFTGGAVSQKMGDSLLQKEITASEEQENNPGQRSGFVTTSDALMGSDLNQDVDPIDNIDVSVTSKEVMKLGGLGLLIAILSTIIPALSILRLKPKEILLKDE from the coding sequence ATGAATTTTATCAAACGAGCATTTTTAAGTGTACAAGCAAGAAAGGGAAGATCGCTTATTTTATTTGCGGTATTTTTAGTGGTGACTAATCTGGTGTTGGCAGGTTTCGCGATGCAAAATGTCTCGGAAACAGCGAGTGATTTCGCTAGAAAAAAGTTGGGCGTTGACGTAACGCTAGGGTTAGATTCAGAAAAGTTCCAAAAACAAGCGGAAAAACAGCTAGAAGAAAATCCAAATGAAAGAATAAAGATACCAGAAATTTCTACAGAGGCGGCAGATAAGTTAGCTAAATCAACCTATGTAAAAAATTTCAACTATGTAAAAAGTGCGTTTGGTTTAGCTGAGGGCTTTACTCCCATTGAGGTTGATGAAAATGCAGGCTCGGTTGCCATGGCTGGAGGCCAAGATCAAGATGATAGGGAAATGCCCAATATATCATTGGTCGGCGCAAGAACCACTGATTTATTGCAAGGATTTACAGAAGGAACGGAGGAGATCATTAAAGGGCGTGGCATAACAGCAGAAGACAAAGGCAAGAAAGTAGCCTTGATTGAAAAACAGTTAGCTGAAGAAAACAAGCTAAAGGTTGGTGATAAGGTAAAAATCAAAAAAGACGATGGGAAATCGACAATAAAGGTAGAAATAATCGGGATTTTTGAAGCATCTGAGACAGTTGGCCCAAAACCACCAATAGCATTCTTGGATCCATCTAACAAAATATATGTTTCGCTCGAATCATTAAAAGAATTCTCGGACAATAAGGATATGAAGGGCACCCCCATTGATAAAGCCATTTATTACTTAAATGATCCAGAGCAAATCGATGCTTTTAAAGCAGCGGGAAAGAAAACAGACATTGATTTTGACCTATTTAAACTGGATGCTCATGATGAATTATATAAGAAAATGGTAGGCCCTATTGAGAACATGGCAGCCACTTCAAAATGGATCATCTACCTGGTTTCCATTACAGGGTCCATTATCTTAGGTCTTATCATTATGTTGACCATAAAAGAACGACGGAAGGAATTAGGGATTTTACTGTCGATTGGCGAGAAAAAAGGGAAATTAATAGGACAACTTTTAGTAGAAGTATTATGTGTTGCTGTTTTAGCCTTTAGCCTCTCCATATTTACAGGTGGGGCAGTGTCTCAAAAAATGGGAGACAGTTTATTACAGAAAGAAATTACGGCCTCTGAAGAGCAAGAAAATAATCCTGGACAACGATCAGGGTTTGTGACTACAAGCGACGCGCTTATGGGGAGTGACCTAAATCAAGATGTGGATCCTATCGATAATATTGATGTAAGTGTAACATCCAAAGAGGTGATGAAATTAGGGGGATTAGGCCTATTAATCGCAATCTTATCAACCATCATTCCAGCATTATCGATTCTTCGATTGAAACCAAAAGAAATATTATTAAAAGATGAGTAG
- a CDS encoding ABC transporter ATP-binding protein: MDTILQFKDLNYHYQSNNKKITILDNVNFAFQAGHFYTILGPSGSGKTTTLSLASGLDIPSSGNVVYKGTDLRKIGLDSYRNQYVSIIFQSYNLITYMTALQNVVTAMEITGVDVKDKKARALELLEKVGLTEVEAKRKVLQLSGGQQQRVAIARALSCNVDLLIADEPTGNLDQETSRGIIELFKELAHKENKCIIVVTHSQEVAQQSDKAVYLEKRKLVIKELKANDQ; this comes from the coding sequence ATGGATACGATTTTACAATTCAAAGATTTGAATTACCATTATCAAAGCAATAACAAAAAAATCACGATATTAGATAATGTGAATTTTGCATTTCAAGCCGGACATTTTTATACCATTTTAGGACCATCGGGATCAGGAAAAACTACGACCCTCAGTTTGGCAAGTGGATTGGATATCCCTAGCAGTGGGAATGTAGTGTACAAAGGAACCGATTTACGAAAGATCGGTCTCGATTCCTATCGAAACCAATATGTCTCGATCATCTTTCAATCTTATAATCTCATTACTTATATGACGGCTCTTCAAAATGTAGTGACAGCCATGGAGATTACTGGCGTTGATGTGAAAGACAAAAAAGCAAGGGCATTAGAGTTGTTGGAAAAGGTAGGGTTGACAGAGGTAGAAGCAAAAAGAAAGGTGTTACAGCTTAGCGGTGGACAGCAACAGCGGGTGGCGATTGCTCGGGCATTATCCTGTAATGTTGATTTATTAATTGCTGATGAACCTACCGGGAACCTAGATCAAGAAACGTCCAGGGGTATTATCGAGTTATTTAAAGAACTAGCCCATAAAGAAAATAAATGTATCATTGTCGTCACCCATTCCCAAGAGGTGGCGCAACAATCGGATAAAGCGGTGTATCTCGAGAAAAGAAAGCTAGTAATCAAAGAGTTGAAGGCAAATGATCAGTAA
- a CDS encoding sensor histidine kinase, producing MRMKRITYKLFLITSFILLAFACLIYLTLYFFLPTFYEQYKTDQLQTGIVEMIDESKDLPIQNALPLFDEYAQKNNAMIYLHNEQGIIIYASFLSVIQGNAHPSPNGMYDITMPLRNSNDLPNSFDVTMPIHFQDANLTLVVSATYQPINEASQVLALFLPYISIIVVIIGIGSAYLYSRFITRPLIYINKAAQKMANLDFSERIEVRANDEMGELSNSLNDLSRNLQQSMLDLQDANQKLKSEMEKEREVEKKRRDFFAIVAHELKTPLTIMKGHLEGMIYNIGPYKERDTYLQKNFQTVQDMEQLVREIIGISKLEQHTFKLQLEEVNLAELIDTITKDLGFFASQKDIHLIKKIDSQLSVHTDRFLLEKACKNIIHNAIMYSPNGEKIYIEVKQNSLLHQINFRVINTGVKINEEDIQHIFKPFYRIEKSRNRNTGGSGLGLFIVKQISEALFITYSINNTEQGVEFLVILPLSIK from the coding sequence TTGAGGATGAAACGGATTACTTACAAACTTTTTTTGATTACTTCCTTTATTTTATTGGCCTTTGCATGCCTGATTTATTTAACCTTGTACTTTTTTCTCCCTACTTTTTATGAGCAGTACAAAACAGATCAGCTTCAAACAGGGATAGTGGAAATGATTGATGAATCCAAGGACCTCCCCATCCAGAATGCATTACCGCTTTTTGATGAATACGCACAAAAAAATAACGCAATGATTTACCTTCATAATGAACAAGGAATAATCATTTACGCTTCTTTTTTATCCGTTATACAAGGGAATGCCCACCCTTCGCCTAATGGCATGTATGATATTACAATGCCCTTAAGAAACTCAAATGACCTTCCAAATTCATTTGATGTTACTATGCCCATTCATTTTCAGGATGCAAACTTAACGCTTGTTGTATCCGCAACCTATCAGCCCATTAATGAAGCCTCACAGGTCTTGGCTCTTTTCCTTCCCTATATTAGTATTATTGTAGTTATTATTGGTATAGGAAGCGCTTATTTATATTCGAGGTTCATTACAAGACCACTCATTTATATTAATAAAGCGGCACAGAAAATGGCGAACCTGGATTTTTCCGAAAGAATAGAAGTTCGCGCCAATGATGAAATGGGTGAATTATCCAATAGCTTAAATGATTTGTCACGTAACCTCCAGCAATCCATGCTTGATTTACAGGATGCTAATCAAAAACTAAAAAGTGAAATGGAAAAAGAGCGGGAAGTAGAAAAAAAACGCAGGGATTTTTTTGCCATAGTTGCACATGAATTAAAAACTCCTCTCACGATTATGAAAGGGCATTTGGAAGGAATGATCTATAATATCGGTCCATATAAAGAACGCGACACTTATTTACAAAAAAATTTTCAAACCGTTCAAGATATGGAACAATTGGTTCGCGAGATTATCGGTATATCCAAATTGGAACAGCATACCTTCAAACTACAATTAGAAGAAGTGAACCTCGCAGAATTGATTGATACAATCACTAAAGACCTCGGTTTTTTTGCATCACAAAAAGATATTCACCTGATAAAAAAGATTGATTCTCAGCTTTCTGTTCATACTGATCGTTTTCTGTTAGAAAAAGCCTGTAAAAACATTATTCATAATGCGATTATGTATTCACCTAATGGTGAGAAAATATATATAGAAGTAAAACAGAATTCATTGCTGCATCAAATAAATTTTCGAGTCATCAATACAGGAGTAAAAATTAACGAAGAGGATATCCAACATATTTTCAAACCATTTTATCGGATCGAAAAATCAAGAAATCGAAATACCGGCGGAAGCGGCTTAGGGTTATTTATTGTAAAGCAAATTTCCGAAGCTCTTTTTATTACGTATTCCATAAATAATACAGAACAAGGTGTTGAATTTTTAGTTATCCTTCCATTGTCCATCAAGTAA
- a CDS encoding response regulator transcription factor, whose protein sequence is MSNYRILVIEDDEEIQELIKQFLMTQQYTVIVASDGLEGMKQFNKQSFDLILLDVMLPNLNGFEVAKMIRRQSNIPIIILTALEEEQDQMKGFDLGIDDYMTKPFSFHVLIRRVEAVLRRSYDQSAKNHLVFKEIHVDCDAYKVYVNKAEISLTTKEFEMLQLLLQHEKKVLTRESIVEKVWGFEYCGETRIIDTHIKNIRKKMDIPYIKTIKGIGYKIDE, encoded by the coding sequence ATGAGTAATTATCGAATTCTCGTGATAGAGGATGACGAAGAGATTCAGGAATTGATTAAACAATTTTTAATGACACAGCAGTACACGGTTATAGTGGCATCAGATGGTTTAGAGGGAATGAAGCAATTTAATAAACAATCCTTTGATTTAATTCTTTTGGATGTAATGCTGCCAAACCTTAACGGGTTTGAAGTTGCCAAAATGATCCGACGACAGTCAAATATCCCCATTATCATATTGACCGCATTAGAAGAAGAGCAAGATCAAATGAAAGGCTTTGATCTTGGAATCGATGACTATATGACGAAACCTTTTTCTTTTCATGTTTTGATTAGACGAGTTGAAGCAGTACTGAGAAGAAGCTATGACCAAAGTGCTAAAAACCACTTGGTTTTTAAAGAAATACATGTGGATTGTGACGCATACAAGGTATACGTAAATAAGGCTGAAATATCCCTAACGACTAAAGAATTCGAAATGCTTCAACTGCTGCTTCAGCATGAAAAGAAAGTGCTCACAAGGGAATCCATCGTAGAAAAAGTTTGGGGATTCGAATATTGCGGGGAAACACGAATAATCGATACACATATTAAAAACATACGAAAAAAAATGGATATTCCATACATTAAAACCATAAAAGGAATTGGTTACAAAATTGATGAATAG
- a CDS encoding endospore germination permease, producing MTKNISTFQATMVLILTIGLMNHVIVLPSLLSASGRDSWISALVTGVLFLLWLPMIYWIIKKTGQQHLIGWLHAHSHPMVAWFIKILLSLLLLLNVYVTLYSTFSWVNSTYMIQTPEYILFIPFIILCFFAAEAGIRTIAIAGGLVLPVVVALGFMIMTANIQFKEYSLLFPILEHGFTPVWDGAVILGGGFTEIFLFILIQQYVKSDIKFRHLFFLGLFILMINVGPIIGSITEFGPTQAAKSSNPAYAQWRLLTMGKYLNRLDFLSIYQWLSGAFIRVSLSIFLIGELYQINSKKIKNIFLVAVSLILVISLWVPIDIPAFRNFTDRYYFKISVLSILFITIFINIIILLKGRVRRNGAAV from the coding sequence ATGACAAAAAATATATCCACATTCCAAGCGACGATGGTATTGATCCTCACCATCGGCTTGATGAACCATGTCATCGTTTTGCCCTCACTGCTTAGTGCTTCTGGAAGGGATTCATGGATAAGTGCTTTGGTAACAGGGGTGCTTTTCCTTTTGTGGCTACCCATGATTTATTGGATCATTAAAAAGACTGGGCAGCAGCATCTAATTGGCTGGCTCCATGCCCACAGCCACCCTATGGTCGCCTGGTTCATCAAAATCCTGCTATCCTTGTTATTGCTGCTAAATGTATATGTCACCTTATACAGCACCTTCTCATGGGTAAACAGTACATATATGATTCAAACACCAGAATACATTTTATTCATCCCTTTCATCATTCTCTGCTTTTTTGCTGCAGAGGCAGGAATCCGAACGATAGCCATAGCTGGAGGGCTCGTTTTACCGGTTGTCGTGGCCCTCGGATTTATGATCATGACGGCAAATATACAATTCAAGGAATATTCCTTGCTTTTCCCCATTTTGGAGCATGGGTTTACCCCGGTATGGGATGGTGCCGTAATCCTTGGTGGTGGGTTTACAGAGATTTTTCTTTTCATATTGATACAACAGTATGTGAAGTCGGATATAAAGTTCAGGCATTTATTTTTTCTGGGTTTATTTATTTTAATGATTAACGTAGGTCCGATAATCGGCTCGATTACGGAATTCGGTCCGACCCAGGCCGCCAAAAGCAGCAATCCCGCTTATGCACAATGGAGGTTGCTCACGATGGGGAAATATTTGAACCGATTGGATTTTTTATCGATTTATCAATGGCTATCGGGTGCATTCATCCGTGTATCATTGTCGATTTTCCTAATAGGTGAGCTGTATCAAATTAACTCAAAAAAAATAAAAAATATATTTTTGGTGGCCGTATCACTTATCCTCGTCATCTCGCTTTGGGTCCCGATCGATATTCCGGCTTTCAGAAATTTCACTGACCGCTATTATTTCAAGATAAGTGTGCTGAGCATTTTATTTATAACCATATTCATCAACATAATCATTTTATTAAAAGGGAGGGTGAGAAGAAATGGAGCCGCTGTTTGA
- a CDS encoding spore germination protein translates to MEPLFDKHNDGSASGIQLKSEYFTELFNMSSDIKFKKHIIESDGISDAPLSCMLIFSEVMIDVKKMWESVARLEGSLLSQISLMEEEGAEHGQVEFKFSRINPLTTTSEEIGENVFSGMVLMLFEELGLLYMFALPNIPNRSPEETSTEISIRGPRDGFIEDISVNLALIRKRYKSASLVNQSFIIGKRSKTKINLLYVKDIADQNIIKQVTEKISSIETDILLGTTELEQFLSGSRFKFVPLFDYTGRPDYAVASLNNGRFAILVDSAPTALIGPGNITFMLKAAEDRHTASYYTNFEYFFRIIGLIISVFLPGFYIAIISFQLDQLPFSFLATITVSRFGLPISPQQEAFLIMGLFELFREAGVTLPRAIGQSLAVVGGLIIGDAAIRGGITSPTMLVVAGTTAVATYTLINQSVGGIVSIARFFVLFLSSILGLFGFFLGVFSIVLYLSRLQIYGLPYLAPISPLSFKDILGGVFVKPYLFKKKRAAMLKTKDKSKGNG, encoded by the coding sequence ATGGAGCCGCTGTTTGACAAACATAATGACGGGAGTGCTTCTGGAATTCAGCTGAAATCCGAATATTTCACTGAACTATTCAATATGAGCTCAGATATTAAATTCAAAAAACACATTATAGAATCTGATGGTATATCCGATGCACCTCTTTCCTGTATGTTGATATTTTCAGAAGTTATGATCGACGTTAAAAAAATGTGGGAATCAGTGGCAAGACTTGAAGGGAGTTTATTGTCCCAAATTTCACTGATGGAGGAGGAAGGTGCCGAGCATGGGCAAGTTGAATTTAAATTTAGTCGAATAAACCCATTAACCACTACTTCAGAAGAGATAGGGGAAAACGTATTTTCCGGCATGGTATTGATGTTATTCGAGGAATTGGGATTGCTTTATATGTTTGCTCTTCCGAACATCCCCAATCGAAGCCCTGAGGAAACCAGCACGGAAATTTCAATTCGCGGGCCGCGGGATGGCTTCATTGAAGATATCTCCGTTAATTTAGCTTTGATTAGAAAAAGGTATAAGTCTGCTTCACTCGTAAATCAATCGTTCATCATTGGTAAAAGGAGTAAGACCAAAATCAATTTATTGTATGTGAAAGATATTGCAGATCAAAACATCATAAAACAAGTAACGGAAAAGATTTCTTCAATAGAGACAGATATCTTGTTAGGCACCACAGAACTTGAACAGTTCTTGTCGGGCAGCAGGTTCAAGTTCGTTCCATTATTTGATTATACAGGAAGGCCGGATTATGCTGTAGCCAGTTTGAACAATGGTCGCTTTGCCATATTGGTTGATAGCGCCCCAACCGCCTTAATAGGCCCAGGTAACATAACGTTCATGTTAAAAGCGGCTGAAGATCGCCATACAGCTTCATACTATACTAATTTCGAGTATTTTTTTCGGATCATAGGTCTAATAATATCAGTATTTCTCCCAGGTTTTTATATTGCCATTATATCCTTTCAATTAGATCAGCTTCCCTTTTCCTTTTTGGCGACCATAACGGTATCGAGGTTTGGTTTACCTATCTCACCGCAGCAAGAGGCATTCCTGATAATGGGATTATTCGAGCTTTTTAGAGAGGCGGGTGTCACACTGCCTAGAGCGATTGGGCAATCTCTGGCGGTGGTTGGAGGATTGATCATTGGTGATGCGGCAATCAGAGGTGGGATAACGTCCCCAACGATGTTGGTAGTGGCTGGCACGACTGCCGTGGCTACTTATACATTAATCAATCAATCCGTTGGCGGAATAGTGAGCATTGCAAGATTCTTCGTATTATTTCTTTCCTCCATCTTGGGATTATTCGGATTCTTTCTTGGCGTTTTTTCCATAGTCCTTTATTTATCAAGGCTGCAGATTTACGGGTTACCGTATTTAGCACCCATATCTCCCTTATCTTTTAAAGATATACTAGGAGGAGTCTTCGTGAAGCCATATCTATTTAAAAAGAAACGAGCGGCAATGCTGAAAACCAAGGACAAATCAAAAGGAAATGGATGA
- a CDS encoding Ger(x)C family spore germination protein, translating into MMKRILVSLFIGMSLLTLTGCWDTKDIQDIQYISAVGIDYRNGQYDIYVQVTSFAGVAKQESLEPKPTPVWVAKGSGKTINAALNDIYKRSNQYVYWAHVQLIIFSENLLKHGLDQVNDPILRFQQIRETTWLYGTDDSLEDILIVNSLFGSSVQTSIFNPEDIYKLRSYVAPIRIQSFYTQNYESGMTVKLPKISLLPEVWKKQGGSKNTVKLTGSYLIKNNQLKAKIANKHLSGLRWLTKSTIRSPVAVKINEDTSVEMSLIRPKFDIKPIFMNDKVAFDISIKVNGVVRDMEGNIPLPILKDKVEHVLAKEIRSTYTFALEKGTDIYNLEETVYRKDVKKWKAIFGNDFTLAEDSIRNINVDVTIEQTGDYKYEFLN; encoded by the coding sequence ATGATGAAAAGAATCCTTGTGAGTTTGTTTATCGGAATGAGCCTGCTTACATTAACGGGGTGCTGGGATACTAAGGATATTCAGGATATTCAATATATAAGTGCAGTGGGGATTGATTATCGGAATGGACAATATGACATCTATGTACAGGTGACATCCTTTGCCGGTGTGGCCAAACAGGAAAGCCTTGAACCGAAACCTACCCCTGTTTGGGTTGCAAAGGGGAGCGGGAAAACGATTAATGCGGCTTTGAATGATATTTATAAAAGGTCAAACCAATATGTATATTGGGCTCATGTCCAATTGATCATTTTTTCTGAAAACTTATTGAAGCATGGACTGGATCAGGTGAACGATCCCATTTTAAGATTCCAGCAAATAAGGGAAACCACGTGGTTATATGGAACGGACGATTCGTTGGAAGACATCCTCATTGTCAATAGTTTATTCGGATCTTCCGTGCAAACGAGCATTTTTAATCCGGAAGATATTTATAAATTAAGATCTTATGTCGCTCCCATCAGGATCCAAAGTTTTTATACACAAAATTATGAGTCAGGAATGACCGTTAAGCTGCCCAAAATCTCACTTTTACCCGAGGTGTGGAAAAAACAGGGGGGATCGAAGAATACAGTAAAGCTAACTGGTTCGTATTTGATCAAAAACAACCAATTAAAAGCCAAAATAGCTAACAAGCATCTTAGCGGGCTCAGGTGGTTAACAAAATCAACAATCAGGTCACCGGTTGCTGTAAAGATCAATGAGGACACTTCCGTTGAAATGTCCTTAATCAGGCCCAAGTTCGACATAAAGCCAATTTTCATGAATGATAAAGTGGCATTCGATATTTCAATTAAAGTAAATGGTGTCGTTAGGGATATGGAAGGCAACATCCCTTTGCCCATCTTAAAGGATAAAGTGGAGCATGTATTAGCGAAAGAAATTAGGTCCACATACACGTTTGCCCTTGAAAAAGGGACGGATATTTATAACCTGGAAGAAACAGTCTATAGGAAAGATGTTAAGAAATGGAAGGCGATTTTCGGGAATGACTTTACACTTGCGGAAGATTCGATTCGCAATATAAATGTGGATGTCACCATTGAACAAACAGGCGATTATAAATATGAGTTCTTGAATTGA
- a CDS encoding LuxR C-terminal-related transcriptional regulator: MTQPIHPYEEITFKQFILFIKSHNKQIEENINIYLNLEPFIGESERRTLETLLESFLLFISSQSIEDIEDTHERYMDTWLQSQLSLIDEKLFSMFRLIFEKAIVTLMVNLKHPHIISILMFLLSIFSHLIHSYNKWDGDERNQYSKSDKENAELTRLQLLDQLDELLIHSAGIKDFAHILKKCEEFFHFKRCVFYAYIPWSNQLYGTIGADLPKVQSMKGQLSAKQSLVFNSKKPVFLKDPHHYIKEEHIKLFNLSSVIFIPIVHDQQVFGWLTFDQLGVEFDYVKEDLLLLELVGKRLGLYLSRKDDEVPIDTGLQLTERESTILSLLAEGHNNKKMADLLQLSEHTIRDYVSSLMTKFKAKNRTQVVVHGFRVGLLK, encoded by the coding sequence ATGACCCAGCCCATTCATCCATATGAAGAGATAACGTTTAAACAATTCATTTTATTCATAAAAAGCCATAACAAGCAGATTGAAGAAAATATAAACATATATCTGAACCTGGAGCCATTCATAGGAGAATCCGAGCGAAGAACGTTAGAAACATTACTGGAATCTTTTTTACTATTCATCTCCTCCCAAAGCATTGAAGACATCGAAGATACACATGAAAGGTATATGGACACCTGGCTCCAATCACAATTATCCCTGATTGATGAAAAGCTTTTCAGCATGTTTCGGCTAATCTTTGAAAAAGCCATCGTTACCTTAATGGTCAATCTGAAACATCCCCATATCATTTCCATCTTGATGTTTCTATTATCGATATTTTCTCATCTTATCCATAGCTATAACAAATGGGATGGTGATGAGCGAAACCAATATTCAAAAAGCGATAAGGAAAATGCGGAGCTGACCAGGCTGCAATTACTGGATCAATTGGATGAACTTCTAATCCATTCAGCTGGCATCAAGGATTTTGCCCATATCTTAAAAAAATGTGAAGAGTTCTTTCATTTTAAAAGATGTGTTTTTTATGCTTATATCCCTTGGTCCAATCAATTATATGGGACGATTGGAGCGGATCTTCCAAAGGTACAAAGTATGAAAGGCCAGCTAAGCGCAAAGCAGTCATTGGTTTTCAATTCGAAAAAGCCTGTATTCTTAAAAGATCCACACCATTACATTAAAGAAGAGCATATAAAGTTATTTAACCTATCATCCGTTATTTTTATACCGATCGTTCACGATCAGCAGGTGTTCGGTTGGCTAACCTTCGACCAATTGGGGGTTGAATTCGATTATGTGAAAGAAGATCTCCTATTGCTTGAACTGGTTGGAAAAAGGTTGGGCTTATATTTATCCAGAAAGGATGATGAGGTGCCAATAGATACTGGACTCCAATTGACGGAACGGGAGTCGACGATTTTGAGTTTGCTGGCAGAAGGACATAACAATAAAAAAATGGCCGATTTATTGCAATTAAGCGAGCATACGATAAGGGACTATGTAAGTAGTTTAATGACCAAGTTCAAAGCCAAAAATCGGACACAAGTCGTCGTCCACGGATTTCGCGTCGGTCTACTGAAGTAA